A segment of the Bradyrhizobium sp. CCBAU 53340 genome:
ACCATCGGCCAGCCGTGACGCAGCGCTTCTGCGCGCGCTGCATCGGCCACGAGCCTCGCCTCATCGAGCGTGATCGGGGCACCATAGAGCGGTGTCAGCGGCGCAAGAGCAGCCTTCGCGGTGGCAGCGTCTGGTTTCGGCATCGGGAAGCTCTCCAATTCATCGGGAGCCCTACTCTCACCACGTCTCGATAGCTGTGATAATATCCAACAAAACGGATATATTATCTCACTTTACGGGAGAATGCCCTGACCGCTCTTGCAGATTACGCCACGTTTCTGACCATCATCGACGAGGGCAGCCTGACCTCAGCAGCAACGCGCCTCGGCAAATCGCTCCAGTCCGTGAGCCGTTCGCTCGCGCGGCTCGAGGGCGACCTCGGCGTGGAGTTGGTCTTGCGGACGACGCGGCGCCTGCGTCCGACGGCGGTTGGCCTCGAATTTGCCGGCCGCATCCGCCTGGCACTCACCACCATTGACGCAGCCCGTGACGATCTGCTCGCCAGCGACCAGCGGCTTGCCGGCACCATCCGCGTGGGCACATCGAGCCTGTTCGGCCCCGAATATGTGGCGCCCGTCGTGAGCCAATTCCTGACGCGAAATCCTGAGGTCGAGATCGAACTCGTCCTGTCGGACGAGCGTGTCGACCTCGTCGCAGAGAAGCTGGATTTCGCCATTCGCATCGGCAAGCTGCCGGATTCGACCTTGCGGGTTCGCCGCCTCGGTGGCTTGAGCTGGGCTGTATTCGCCTCGCCCGCCTACCTCGCCGCTCACGGCCGTCCTGCGCATCCGCGCGATCTGATTCATCATGAATGCGTATTGCGGACCAGCGAAGACGACAGATGGGCCTTTGGCGGCAACAAGAGACGCATCGAGGTTCAGGGCCGCTTTCGGTCGGAAAGCGCCGCGGCACGCAACGCGGCCGTTGCCTCCGGGCTCGGCATCGGCCTCGCGCCACTCTGGCAGGTGCGCAAGCTCATCGAGCAGGGCATCGTCGAGCAGATCCTGATCGGCCACGAGCCACCGCCGATTCCGCTCCAGATCGTTTGGATCAAGCCCGGCGCCGGCGCCTTGCCGCGCCGTATCCGCGCCGCGATGGACTTCCTCGCAGCGCATCTCTCTGCCCTGCGAATATGAGTCGCGCCGCTTGATCCAGCGCCGGCCATGGATGACCCGTACCGCCACTATGGCCAATCCTGAAATATCGGGAGAGAATGACCATCGGATGCGATGAACGGGACAGTGATGGATTCGCTACACACAGGACCCTTTGCGCCCTTCGAATGGATGCTCTCGGCGCGCTATCTGCGGGCTCGCCGCAAGGAAGGATTCGTCTCGGTCATCGCGGGGTTTTCCTTTCTCGGCATCATGCTCGGGGTCGCCACGCTGATCATCGTCATGGCGGTGATGAACGGCTTTCGCGCGGAGCTTCTCGGCAAGATTCTCGGATTCAACGGGCATCTCGTGGTGCAGCCGCTGGAAACGCCGTTGACCGACTGGAAGGACGTCACCGCGCGCATCGCTCAGGCGCAGGGTATCCGGTTGGCGGTACCGGTGGTTGACGGTCCGGCACTGGCCTCGTCGTCGAACGCCTCCGGCGTCCTGGTGCGCGGCATCAGGGCCGAAGATCTCAGTCAGCTTCCCTCGATCACTGGCGGCATCAGAGATGGCTCGATCGAACACTTTGACGAAGGTCAGGGCGTCGCCATTGGCAAGGCCCTGGCCGATCAACTCTCGGTCAAGGTCGGGGACAACGTCACGCTCGTTGCGCGACAAGGCGCAGTCACTCCGATGGGCGTGACGCCACGCGTCAAGAAATATCAGGTCGCGGCCGTGTTCGAGAGCGGGATGTCCGAATATGATTCGGGCGTCATCTTCATGCCGATCGCCGAGGCGCAGGCTTTCTTCAACCGCAATCAGGACGTCACCGCGATCGAGGTGTTCACGGCCAATCCCGATCGCATCGATCTGTTTCGCAAGACGGTCGCGGAAGCGGCCGGTCGGCCGGTCTTCCTGGTCGACTGGCGTCAGCGCAACGCGACTTTCTTCGGCGCGCTCGCGGTCGAGCGCAACGTGATGTTCCTGATCCTGAGCCTGATCGTCCTCGTGGCCGCGCTGAACATCGTATCCGGCCTGATCATGCTGGTGAAGGACAAGGGCAGCGACATCGCGATCCTCAGAACCATGGGCGCCTCGCAGGGAGCGATCATGCGGACCTTCATGATAACAGGCGCCTCGATCGGTGTGGCGGGGACATTGGTCGGCTTCATCGTCGGACTTCTCGTCTGCGTCAACATTGACTCGATCCGACAATTCATGTCGTTGATCACGCGCACCGACCTGTTTCCGGAAAAGCTCTATTTTCTGTCCAAGCTCCCGGCGGAGCCCGATCTCGTGGAGACCGCAGCAGTGGTGATCATGGCGCTCGCGCTGTCGTTCCTCGCCACGCTCTACCCGTCCTGGCGCGCGGCGCGGCTCGATCCTGTCGAGGCGCTGCGACAGGGAGGCTAGAGCATGATCCGGAAAAGTGCGAAGCAGTTTTCCGAAAGGATCATGCTCAAACAATAACCTAAAGCGCGATGACGATTCATCCTAATCGCATCGCGCTTTAGTTGCGGCCGCGACGCCGTCCGCAACGAACAATTCCGCGCGTTTCGACATGAGGCCGCTTGCGTGGAAATGAACGCAGCACCGCTACAGGAATATGTTCCACACCGCGATGCCAGCGTCGCTCAGATGTTCTTCGGCATCGAACTCCAGATCGACGATCCAGTGCTGATATCCCATGAGGTTTGGGCTCGTCCTCTGACAATCCACCCATTGCTTTCTGGTGCTGTTGTCATGCGGGATATCGGTCAAGCTGCGGGCTTCGACGAAGCGTCGACGCAACCGAG
Coding sequences within it:
- a CDS encoding LysR family transcriptional regulator, which produces MTSAATRLGKSLQSVSRSLARLEGDLGVELVLRTTRRLRPTAVGLEFAGRIRLALTTIDAARDDLLASDQRLAGTIRVGTSSLFGPEYVAPVVSQFLTRNPEVEIELVLSDERVDLVAEKLDFAIRIGKLPDSTLRVRRLGGLSWAVFASPAYLAAHGRPAHPRDLIHHECVLRTSEDDRWAFGGNKRRIEVQGRFRSESAAARNAAVASGLGIGLAPLWQVRKLIEQGIVEQILIGHEPPPIPLQIVWIKPGAGALPRRIRAAMDFLAAHLSALRI
- a CDS encoding lipoprotein-releasing ABC transporter permease subunit, whose protein sequence is MDSLHTGPFAPFEWMLSARYLRARRKEGFVSVIAGFSFLGIMLGVATLIIVMAVMNGFRAELLGKILGFNGHLVVQPLETPLTDWKDVTARIAQAQGIRLAVPVVDGPALASSSNASGVLVRGIRAEDLSQLPSITGGIRDGSIEHFDEGQGVAIGKALADQLSVKVGDNVTLVARQGAVTPMGVTPRVKKYQVAAVFESGMSEYDSGVIFMPIAEAQAFFNRNQDVTAIEVFTANPDRIDLFRKTVAEAAGRPVFLVDWRQRNATFFGALAVERNVMFLILSLIVLVAALNIVSGLIMLVKDKGSDIAILRTMGASQGAIMRTFMITGASIGVAGTLVGFIVGLLVCVNIDSIRQFMSLITRTDLFPEKLYFLSKLPAEPDLVETAAVVIMALALSFLATLYPSWRAARLDPVEALRQGG